The Streptococcus mitis genome has a segment encoding these proteins:
- the pyrE gene encoding orotate phosphoribosyltransferase, which yields MTLAKDIASHLLKIQAVYLKPEEPFTWASGIKSPIYTDNRVTLAYPETRTLIENGFVEAIKEAFPEVEVIAGTATAGIPHGAIIADKMNLPFAYIRSKPKDHGAGNQIEGRVAQGQKMVVVEDLISTGGSVLEAVAAAKREGAEVLGVVAIFSYQLPKADKNFSDAGVKLVTLSNYSELIHLAQEEGYITPEGLDLLKRFKEDQENWQNA from the coding sequence ATGACACTTGCTAAAGATATCGCTAGCCACCTCTTGAAAATCCAAGCCGTTTACCTCAAACCAGAGGAGCCTTTCACTTGGGCATCTGGTATCAAGTCACCGATTTACACGGATAATCGTGTGACACTAGCCTATCCAGAAACTCGTACCCTAATTGAAAATGGCTTTGTGGAAGCTATTAAAGAAGCCTTTCCAGAGGTAGAAGTCATTGCAGGAACTGCGACAGCTGGGATTCCACACGGAGCTATCATTGCTGATAAGATGAACTTGCCTTTTGCTTACATTCGTAGCAAACCAAAAGACCACGGAGCTGGTAATCAAATCGAAGGCCGCGTAGCTCAGGGTCAAAAAATGGTAGTGGTTGAAGACCTTATTTCAACAGGTGGTTCTGTTCTTGAAGCTGTAGCAGCTGCTAAACGAGAAGGAGCAGAGGTCCTCGGTGTTGTAGCGATTTTCAGCTACCAATTGCCAAAAGCAGATAAGAACTTCTCAGATGCAGGTGTCAAACTTGTGACGCTTTCTAACTACAGTGAATTGATTCATCTAGCCCAAGAAGAAGGTTACATCACACCAGAAGGCCTCGACCTTCTAAAAAGATTTAAAGAAGACCAAGAAAATTGGCAAAATGCCTAA